A stretch of Streptomyces vietnamensis DNA encodes these proteins:
- a CDS encoding DUF3995 domain-containing protein yields the protein MAVIDIERPRTVGGGRAVAVLLAVLALVHVYWATGLTWPAADERSLSLAVLGSVVSFGPAVVLPLAVVEGCAAVAVAAHARGVLGRRIPRLVTYAVAGGMLLRGAAGLVWIVLGRDGSGAAFPWLNALLYTPLSLVFGWTALRAAR from the coding sequence ATGGCGGTCATCGACATCGAGCGGCCCCGTACGGTCGGCGGCGGGCGTGCCGTCGCCGTCCTGCTGGCCGTTCTCGCGCTTGTGCACGTCTACTGGGCGACCGGCCTGACCTGGCCCGCCGCTGACGAGCGGAGCCTCTCGCTCGCCGTCCTGGGCAGTGTCGTGTCCTTCGGTCCCGCGGTGGTGCTGCCGCTCGCGGTGGTCGAGGGGTGCGCGGCCGTCGCGGTGGCCGCCCACGCGCGCGGCGTCCTCGGCCGCCGGATCCCGCGCCTCGTCACGTACGCCGTGGCCGGCGGGATGCTGCTGCGCGGGGCGGCCGGTCTGGTGTGGATCGTGCTGGGCCGGGACGGTTCCGGGGCGGCCTTCCCCTGGCTGAACGCGCTGCTCTACACGCCGCTGAGCCTGGTCTTCGGCTGGACGGCCCTGCGTGCCGCCCGCTGA
- a CDS encoding RNA polymerase sigma factor, whose product MPPAEAAGPVDRGVALVRAARRGDTLALHDLLDHLTPYIARICRPIALDDGPDATQEALVAVFTSLRSLREPEALYGWVRAISVREAVRVARRAARARPAELPEVPERGDPLLAADIGDVLARLSPAHRAVLVLRDVEGMDEESAAALLGVPAGTAKSRLHRARQSFRRAWSA is encoded by the coding sequence GTGCCGCCCGCTGAGGCCGCCGGTCCCGTCGACCGGGGCGTGGCGCTCGTGCGGGCCGCCCGGCGCGGCGACACCCTGGCCCTGCACGATCTGCTCGACCACCTCACCCCGTACATCGCCCGGATCTGCCGGCCCATCGCCCTCGACGACGGGCCGGACGCCACCCAGGAGGCCCTGGTCGCCGTCTTCACCTCCCTCCGGTCGCTGCGGGAGCCCGAGGCGCTGTACGGGTGGGTGCGGGCGATCTCCGTACGGGAGGCGGTACGGGTCGCCAGGCGGGCGGCGCGGGCGCGGCCGGCGGAGCTCCCCGAGGTGCCGGAGCGGGGCGATCCGCTGCTGGCCGCCGACATCGGCGACGTCCTGGCCCGGCTGTCGCCGGCGCACCGGGCGGTGCTCGTGCTGCGGGACGTCGAGGGGATGGACGAGGAGTCGGCGGCGGCGCTCCTCGGGGTGCCGGCCGGCACGGCGAAGTCCCGGTTGCACCGGGCACGGCAGAGCTTCCGAAGGGCGTGGTCCGCGTGA
- a CDS encoding amidase yields the protein MTTFDARTRVHAFRDDTLGEHDAVGLAEAIRRGEVGAAEAARDAAERVRAVEERLHAVQVHADAPAHGTGTTGGAFAGVPTFVKDNTDYRGLPTGHGSAAFTPGPARRHAPFARQFLSSGVTVLGKTRLPEFGFSPSTEYEAAEPVRNPWNTGHSAGGSSGGSAALVAAGAVPIAHANDGGGSIRIPAACCGLVGLKPTRGRVVPNDQSRRLPLDLVVDGVVSRSVRDTAAFLAAAETHWRNPKLPPVGLVEGPSGRRLRIGLLLDSPNGVASDPATREAVTETATRLERLGHTVEPVEVAIDPRFTEDFLTYWGMLSFLLGATGRTLGPEFDRHRMDGLSRGLRATYLENWRRTPGVLRRLKQTKVAYAAAFRGLDLLLSPVLAHPAPPIGRLAPTVPYATLVERILAYVTFTPVDNVVGTPSISLPSTRATDDGLPIGVMFSGRPGSERTLLDVAFTLEADRPFRRIQDDA from the coding sequence GTGACGACTTTCGACGCAAGGACCAGGGTGCACGCCTTCCGGGACGACACCCTGGGAGAGCACGACGCCGTCGGGCTCGCCGAGGCGATCCGCCGCGGCGAGGTCGGCGCCGCCGAGGCCGCCAGGGACGCGGCCGAGCGGGTGCGGGCCGTCGAGGAACGGCTCCACGCCGTCCAGGTGCACGCGGACGCCCCGGCGCACGGCACCGGGACGACGGGCGGCGCCTTCGCGGGCGTCCCGACCTTCGTCAAGGACAACACCGACTACCGGGGACTGCCCACCGGCCACGGCAGCGCGGCCTTCACCCCGGGACCGGCCCGACGGCACGCGCCGTTCGCCCGGCAGTTCCTGAGCAGCGGCGTCACGGTGCTCGGCAAGACCCGGCTGCCCGAGTTCGGCTTCAGCCCGTCCACGGAGTACGAGGCCGCGGAGCCCGTCCGCAACCCGTGGAACACCGGCCACTCGGCGGGCGGTTCCTCGGGCGGCAGCGCGGCGCTCGTCGCCGCCGGCGCGGTCCCGATCGCCCACGCCAACGACGGCGGCGGCTCCATACGCATACCCGCCGCCTGCTGCGGACTCGTCGGCCTCAAGCCGACCCGCGGCCGGGTCGTGCCGAACGACCAGAGCCGCCGACTGCCCCTGGACCTCGTCGTCGACGGCGTCGTGAGCCGTTCCGTACGGGACACCGCCGCGTTCCTCGCCGCCGCCGAGACGCACTGGCGCAACCCGAAGCTGCCGCCCGTGGGCCTGGTCGAAGGCCCCTCCGGACGACGCCTCCGCATCGGACTCCTCCTCGACTCGCCGAACGGCGTCGCCTCCGACCCCGCCACCCGGGAGGCCGTCACGGAGACGGCGACGAGGCTCGAACGGCTCGGCCACACCGTCGAGCCGGTCGAGGTGGCCATCGACCCGCGCTTCACCGAGGACTTCCTCACCTACTGGGGGATGCTGTCGTTCCTCCTCGGCGCCACCGGCCGGACCCTCGGCCCGGAGTTCGACCGGCACCGCATGGACGGCCTCAGCCGCGGGCTGCGCGCGACGTACCTGGAGAACTGGCGGCGCACCCCGGGCGTACTGCGGCGCCTGAAGCAGACCAAGGTGGCGTACGCGGCGGCGTTCCGGGGCCTCGACCTGCTCCTCAGCCCGGTCCTCGCCCACCCCGCGCCGCCGATCGGCCGGCTCGCACCGACCGTCCCCTACGCGACGCTCGTCGAGCGGATCCTCGCCTACGTCACGTTCACCCCGGTCGACAACGTCGTCGGCACCCCGTCGATCTCGCTGCCCAGCACCCGGGCGACGGACGACGGGCTGCCCATCGGCGTCATGTTCTCCGGCCGCCCCGGCAGCGAACGGACCCTGCTCGACGTCGCGTTCACCCTGGAGGCGGACCGGCCGTTCCGACGGATCCAGGACGACGCCTAG
- a CDS encoding YhjD/YihY/BrkB family envelope integrity protein: MAFRPAGRWPRAGRMRSAIRRFRAGHRWAPVRDLDLWQRSLGFAALAFLTLVPLLIVVSAAGAGGGKGFAQWLGDGIGVSAPARAEIERLFALPGQVRRTTTALGLALLAVFGLTFGTVVQSGYEKVWDLAPAHWRARWRQVLWLAVLIGVLYLFAVAPFWHGAPVDGVVPLLSGTLFFWWSQRLLLGGRIAWLALLPGAVCTTLGLLGLRIFSRLVFSPLIASSAVTYGPFGAFLVIQTWLVAVGVVVFGGALVGRLADGELPRVTRVRKRRGNARWGHRRRVKTPRR, from the coding sequence ATGGCTTTCCGTCCCGCCGGGCGATGGCCCCGGGCCGGGCGGATGCGCAGCGCGATCCGCCGCTTCCGGGCCGGGCACCGGTGGGCGCCGGTCAGGGACCTCGATCTCTGGCAGCGTTCGCTGGGGTTCGCGGCGCTCGCCTTCCTCACCCTGGTGCCGCTCCTGATCGTCGTGTCGGCGGCGGGTGCGGGCGGCGGGAAGGGCTTCGCACAGTGGCTCGGTGACGGCATCGGGGTCTCCGCGCCCGCCAGGGCCGAGATCGAGCGGCTGTTCGCGCTGCCGGGCCAGGTGCGGCGGACCACGACGGCGCTCGGCCTCGCCCTGCTCGCCGTCTTCGGCCTCACGTTCGGCACGGTGGTGCAGAGCGGTTACGAGAAGGTCTGGGACCTCGCTCCGGCCCACTGGCGGGCCCGGTGGCGGCAGGTGCTGTGGCTCGCCGTGCTCATCGGGGTCCTCTACCTGTTCGCGGTGGCCCCGTTCTGGCACGGGGCCCCGGTCGACGGGGTGGTCCCCCTGCTGAGCGGCACCCTGTTCTTCTGGTGGTCGCAGCGACTGCTGCTCGGCGGCCGCATCGCGTGGCTCGCCCTGCTGCCCGGAGCGGTGTGCACCACGCTCGGACTGCTCGGGCTGAGGATCTTCTCCCGGCTCGTCTTCTCCCCGCTGATCGCGTCCAGCGCCGTCACGTACGGCCCGTTCGGCGCGTTCCTCGTCATCCAGACCTGGCTCGTCGCCGTGGGCGTCGTCGTGTTCGGCGGCGCGCTCGTCGGGCGCCTGGCCGACGGGGAACTGCCCCGTGTGACGCGCGTACGGAAACGGCGGGGAAACGCCCGTTGGGGTCACCGCCGCCGGGTGAAGACGCCCCGTAGGTGA
- a CDS encoding DUF6766 family protein, which translates to MTADRAPKGGFWRSNSLTLGFGLAFLVVLGAQAVAGRAEFNEQLAVEGLQQIGLGAYLASSDFAVDVTENWQSEFLQFFLYIFGTVYLLQRGSPESKELHKAGTESEREQHMGDHTRPDSPRWAGTKDWRQALYSRSLGLVMAVFFLLSWLAQSISGTAASNELRLRQLQAPVSWHSYLASADFWNRSLQNWQSELLAVAAMAILSVYLRQRGSPESKPVGAAHEATGIEG; encoded by the coding sequence GTGACGGCCGACCGGGCCCCGAAGGGCGGATTCTGGCGCTCGAACAGCCTCACCCTCGGTTTCGGTCTGGCGTTCCTGGTCGTCCTGGGCGCCCAGGCGGTCGCCGGGCGCGCGGAGTTCAACGAACAGCTCGCCGTCGAGGGCCTCCAGCAGATCGGCCTCGGCGCGTACCTGGCGTCCTCGGACTTCGCCGTCGACGTCACCGAGAACTGGCAGTCGGAGTTCCTGCAGTTCTTCCTCTACATCTTCGGCACGGTCTATCTGCTCCAGCGCGGCTCCCCGGAGTCCAAGGAGCTGCACAAGGCGGGCACGGAGAGCGAGCGCGAACAGCACATGGGTGACCACACCCGGCCCGACTCGCCCCGCTGGGCCGGTACGAAGGACTGGCGGCAGGCCCTCTACTCCCGGTCACTCGGCCTCGTCATGGCCGTCTTCTTCCTGCTGTCCTGGCTGGCGCAGTCGATCTCCGGCACCGCCGCCTCCAACGAACTGCGGCTGCGGCAGCTCCAGGCCCCCGTCAGCTGGCACTCCTACCTCGCCTCCGCCGACTTCTGGAACCGGTCCCTGCAGAACTGGCAGTCGGAACTCCTCGCCGTGGCGGCCATGGCCATCCTCTCCGTCTACCTGCGCCAGCGCGGCTCGCCCGAGTCCAAGCCCGTCGGCGCCGCGCACGAGGCCACCGGCATCGAGGGCTGA